A genome region from Arthrobacter sp. V1I9 includes the following:
- the ftsW gene encoding putative lipid II flippase FtsW — protein sequence MASTPTRPQAARQQPVKQHDGKPRPGSSATAARRPSTAAARLRTMYRRFWSALEGTGTSRNGSTYYLILGSTLALTAIGIMMVLSASSVESIAAGKSPYGDALKQGLFAAIGIFTMFVLSRINVIWLKRLAWPAIGAALVLLVLVQVVGDEVNGNKNWIDLGGITFQPSEASKLALALWMATVLAMKGKLLSRWQHVAVPAVPMAIIIVGLVLVGNDLGTAMIIMMITAAALFFAGAPLYLFGIAGLFGAALAGLMAVTSSNRMCRITSWWTGQSCADGVDANYQATNGLYGLASGGWFGVGLGQSRQKYSWIPEAHNDFIFAIIGEELGLVGTVVVLILFAILGAAIYRVVVAQEGMFHRVLAGTIMVWLLGQATVNMSVVTGLMPVIGVPLPFISYGGSALLMSLCAIGVVLSLAREQMAPAIRPKRMLKFKSKPSKATAPKKKTARKRA from the coding sequence ATGGCCAGCACGCCCACCCGGCCACAGGCGGCCAGACAGCAGCCAGTAAAGCAGCATGACGGCAAGCCGCGCCCCGGCTCCTCGGCAACAGCTGCCCGGCGCCCGTCAACGGCGGCCGCCAGGCTCCGGACCATGTACCGCAGATTCTGGTCCGCGCTGGAAGGAACCGGAACCTCCCGGAACGGTTCCACGTACTACCTCATCCTGGGATCAACGCTGGCGCTGACCGCCATCGGCATCATGATGGTGCTCTCAGCCTCCAGTGTTGAGTCCATTGCCGCCGGAAAGTCGCCCTACGGCGACGCCCTTAAGCAAGGCCTGTTCGCCGCCATCGGCATCTTCACCATGTTTGTGCTGTCCCGGATCAACGTGATTTGGCTCAAGCGGCTCGCCTGGCCCGCGATCGGTGCGGCACTGGTGCTCCTGGTCCTCGTCCAGGTGGTGGGTGACGAGGTCAACGGCAACAAGAACTGGATCGACCTGGGCGGCATCACCTTCCAGCCGTCAGAGGCGTCGAAACTTGCCCTCGCACTCTGGATGGCCACCGTCCTGGCCATGAAGGGAAAGCTGCTCAGCCGCTGGCAGCACGTCGCGGTTCCTGCCGTCCCGATGGCCATCATCATCGTTGGCCTGGTCCTGGTGGGAAACGACCTCGGAACGGCCATGATCATCATGATGATCACAGCTGCCGCACTATTCTTTGCCGGGGCACCCCTCTACCTCTTCGGCATCGCCGGACTGTTCGGAGCTGCCCTGGCCGGCCTTATGGCTGTCACCAGCTCAAACCGCATGTGCCGCATCACGTCCTGGTGGACCGGCCAGTCCTGCGCTGACGGCGTCGATGCCAACTACCAGGCCACCAACGGCCTCTACGGCCTCGCCTCCGGCGGTTGGTTCGGGGTGGGCCTGGGCCAAAGCCGGCAGAAGTACAGCTGGATCCCCGAAGCCCACAACGACTTCATCTTCGCCATCATCGGCGAGGAACTCGGGCTGGTGGGCACCGTCGTCGTGCTCATCCTTTTCGCGATCCTCGGCGCAGCCATCTACCGCGTGGTGGTGGCGCAGGAGGGCATGTTCCACCGGGTCCTGGCCGGCACCATCATGGTGTGGCTGCTCGGCCAGGCCACCGTGAACATGTCCGTGGTGACAGGCCTGATGCCCGTGATCGGTGTGCCGCTGCCGTTCATTTCCTATGGCGGGTCCGCCCTGCTGATGTCACTGTGCGCCATCG
- the murD gene encoding UDP-N-acetylmuramoyl-L-alanine--D-glutamate ligase, with protein sequence MGCAAVTVSSRLDNLTSWDSDWSGLRVAVTGIGVSGFAAADTLIELGARVVVVDAATSDTARAHAETLRIVGAADVLLGEDAVARIPRIDGGLPELIVTSPGWRPDQALLAAAARAHIPVWGDVELAWRLRVREGRKTADWLAITGTNGKTTTVGLTESMLRAAGLKAIAVGNVGTPILDALRDPVEYDVFAVELSSFQLHWAQSLSPVASVCLNVAEDHVDWHGSYDSYLADKAKVYEQTQKACIYNAEQIETERMVENADVVEGCRAVGFTTVTPAISMLGVVEGLLVDRAFIAERQDSAAELASMSDLGALAPRHMVANALAAAGLVRAYGVEAKAVRQGIQDYIPGDHRIQPVARHNGVLWVNDSKATNPHAAAASLATFSNVIWIAGGLSKGVTYDDLVREHVQRLKAVVLIGSDTSALTEALQRHAPDVPVIIPAAGETEEVQTAAAAGAVQSGSSVPGETVMARAVASAAQLAASGDTVLMAPAAASMDQFSSYAHRGDTFIEAVRELVEGQAQTGEE encoded by the coding sequence ATGGGTTGTGCTGCTGTGACCGTTTCCTCCCGCCTGGACAACCTCACCAGCTGGGATTCCGACTGGTCCGGGTTGCGCGTAGCCGTTACCGGCATCGGCGTCTCCGGGTTCGCGGCAGCTGACACCCTCATCGAACTCGGTGCCCGGGTGGTAGTGGTGGACGCAGCCACGAGCGATACGGCCAGGGCCCACGCAGAGACCCTCAGGATCGTCGGTGCCGCCGATGTCCTGCTTGGCGAGGACGCAGTAGCGCGCATACCCCGGATCGACGGCGGGCTGCCCGAACTGATCGTCACTTCACCCGGGTGGCGCCCCGACCAGGCCCTCCTGGCGGCCGCCGCGAGGGCGCACATTCCGGTGTGGGGCGACGTCGAACTCGCCTGGCGGCTTCGCGTGCGGGAAGGCCGCAAGACGGCGGACTGGCTTGCCATCACGGGAACTAACGGAAAGACCACCACCGTCGGCCTCACCGAATCCATGCTTCGGGCTGCGGGACTGAAGGCCATCGCCGTCGGCAACGTGGGCACACCCATCCTGGATGCCCTCCGGGATCCGGTGGAATACGACGTCTTCGCCGTCGAGCTTTCCAGCTTCCAGCTCCACTGGGCACAGTCCCTTTCACCTGTTGCCAGTGTCTGCCTGAACGTAGCCGAGGACCACGTGGACTGGCACGGCTCCTACGATTCGTACCTGGCGGACAAGGCCAAGGTCTACGAACAAACGCAAAAAGCCTGCATCTACAACGCCGAGCAGATTGAAACCGAGCGCATGGTGGAAAACGCAGATGTGGTGGAGGGCTGCCGCGCCGTCGGTTTCACCACGGTCACCCCGGCCATCAGCATGCTCGGCGTGGTGGAGGGGCTGCTGGTGGACCGCGCGTTCATTGCCGAACGCCAGGACAGCGCTGCGGAACTCGCTTCCATGAGCGACCTGGGCGCCCTCGCTCCGCGCCATATGGTGGCCAACGCCCTCGCCGCCGCGGGGCTCGTGCGCGCCTACGGGGTTGAGGCAAAGGCGGTGCGGCAGGGCATCCAGGACTACATCCCGGGAGACCACCGCATCCAGCCGGTGGCCCGCCACAACGGGGTGCTGTGGGTCAACGACTCCAAGGCCACCAATCCACACGCCGCGGCCGCCTCACTGGCTACGTTCAGCAACGTCATCTGGATCGCCGGCGGTCTCTCCAAGGGCGTGACCTACGACGACCTGGTCCGGGAGCACGTTCAACGGCTCAAGGCCGTGGTGCTCATTGGAAGCGATACCTCGGCCCTCACCGAGGCCCTCCAGCGACACGCGCCGGATGTCCCGGTGATCATCCCGGCGGCGGGTGAAACTGAAGAGGTGCAGACTGCCGCAGCGGCCGGCGCCGTCCAGTCCGGTTCTTCCGTACCCGGTGAAACGGTGATGGCCAGGGCTGTGGCGTCAGCAGCGCAGCTCGCCGCATCGGGCGACACTGTGCTGATGGCCCCGGCAGCTGCTTCCATGGATCAGTTCTCTTCCTATGCTCACCGTGGCGACACTTTCATCGAAGCTGTCCGCGAGCTGGTGGAAGGGCAGGCCCAGACCGGCGAGGAGTAA
- the mraY gene encoding phospho-N-acetylmuramoyl-pentapeptide-transferase: MIALLIGAGLALLFALVGTPLFIRLLVRRGYGQFIRDDGPTSHHTKRGTPTMGGTVVVAAVLLSYGLTHLIMLMVNPGSSGPSASALILLFLTVGMGLVGFLDDFIKISRQRSLGLNAKAKLILQAAVGIIFAVLALNFPNHAGVTPASTKISLVRDLPWLDLAFGGTVLGAILFVIWSNLIVTAATNGVNLTDGLDGLAAGAAVMVFGAYTLMGIWQSNQACGSPREAGSGCYSVRDPLDLALLAAIMSAALVGFLWWNTSPAKIFMGDTGSLAIGGAIAGFAILSRTELLLGIIGGLFVLITLSVIIQVGYFKATGGKRVFKMAPLQHHFELQGWAEVTVVVRFWILCGLFVAAGLGIFYAEWVVLL, encoded by the coding sequence GTGATTGCACTTTTGATCGGCGCCGGCCTGGCACTCCTGTTCGCCCTTGTGGGAACCCCGCTCTTCATCCGGCTGCTGGTACGCCGCGGCTACGGCCAGTTCATCAGGGACGACGGCCCCACCTCGCACCACACCAAACGCGGCACACCCACCATGGGCGGGACAGTGGTGGTGGCGGCGGTACTGCTGAGTTACGGCCTCACCCACCTGATCATGCTGATGGTCAATCCCGGTTCTTCCGGCCCCTCCGCTTCGGCCCTCATCCTGCTGTTCCTGACGGTGGGGATGGGCCTGGTTGGATTCCTTGACGACTTCATCAAGATTTCCCGGCAGCGCAGCCTCGGCCTCAACGCCAAGGCAAAGCTGATCCTGCAGGCAGCCGTTGGCATTATCTTTGCGGTGCTCGCCCTGAATTTCCCCAACCACGCCGGGGTCACGCCCGCCTCCACCAAGATTTCGCTGGTCCGTGATTTACCCTGGCTGGACCTTGCCTTTGGCGGAACCGTCCTCGGGGCCATCCTGTTCGTGATCTGGTCCAACCTGATTGTCACCGCCGCAACCAACGGCGTGAACCTGACCGACGGCCTTGACGGGCTCGCCGCAGGTGCCGCCGTGATGGTTTTCGGCGCGTATACGCTGATGGGAATCTGGCAGAGCAACCAGGCCTGCGGTTCACCCCGCGAGGCCGGCAGCGGGTGCTATTCGGTCCGCGATCCCCTGGACCTGGCCCTGCTGGCAGCCATCATGAGCGCCGCGCTGGTGGGTTTCCTGTGGTGGAACACCTCGCCGGCCAAGATCTTTATGGGCGACACCGGTTCCCTGGCCATTGGCGGCGCCATCGCGGGCTTCGCCATCCTGTCCCGGACCGAACTGCTGCTGGGCATCATCGGCGGCCTGTTCGTCCTGATCACCCTGTCCGTCATCATCCAGGTGGGCTACTTCAAAGCCACCGGCGGTAAGCGGGTCTTCAAGATGGCCCCGCTGCAGCACCACTTCGAGCTGCAGGGCTGGGCAGAAGTAACGGTGGTGGTCCGGTTCTGGATCCTCTGCGGGCTCTTCGTCGCCGCGGGGCTTGGCATTTTCTACGCTGAATGGGTTGTGCTGCTGTGA
- the murF gene encoding UDP-N-acetylmuramoyl-tripeptide--D-alanyl-D-alanine ligase — protein MIAFTAAEIAEITNGRLDADPGITPLSVVTDSRESTPGSLYVAKPGEHADGHDYVAAAFAAGATLALVERPVSGPDGTPYPSVLVPDAVLAMGALAAEAVRRIRAARAREGSELTVVGITGSAGKTTTKDLLAGILATQGNTVAPQGSYNGEIGVPLTVFSAGTATRYLVIEMGATGIGHIQYLADMVKPDIGVVLAVGTAHAGEFGGVQNIARAKGELVEALAPTGTAVVNLDDERVAAMRSRTSASVLGFSAEGRGDAAVQALNADTNAAGHPEFDLRLPDGETGLHVSSRLIGAHHVGNLLAAAAAAWAAGVPGQDIASSLSMQTAASRWRMERTERPDGVTIINDAYNANPESMRAALRTLADLGRGRRTWAVLGAMLELGEDSIREHTAVGTQVVRLNISRLLVVGREARALYVSAVQEGSWGDECLFAETVEEAHELLDAELQPGDLVLFKSSNSVGLRHLGDRIALPPQTPQPADERSTLP, from the coding sequence ATGATTGCATTTACTGCGGCGGAGATCGCCGAAATCACTAACGGGCGCCTGGACGCCGATCCCGGGATCACGCCCCTTTCGGTGGTCACGGACTCACGCGAATCCACACCGGGTTCGCTCTATGTCGCAAAGCCGGGTGAGCACGCCGACGGCCACGACTACGTGGCAGCCGCCTTCGCAGCAGGCGCCACCCTGGCCCTGGTGGAGCGCCCGGTGTCCGGGCCGGACGGAACCCCCTATCCCTCTGTCCTGGTTCCCGATGCGGTGCTCGCGATGGGCGCGCTGGCGGCCGAAGCCGTGCGCAGGATCCGGGCAGCACGGGCCCGGGAAGGCAGCGAACTCACGGTAGTGGGGATCACCGGATCGGCCGGAAAGACCACCACCAAAGACCTGCTCGCAGGCATCCTCGCCACACAGGGAAACACCGTGGCCCCGCAGGGGTCCTACAACGGCGAAATCGGCGTGCCGCTCACCGTCTTCAGCGCCGGGACCGCTACGCGCTACCTCGTGATCGAGATGGGCGCCACCGGAATAGGCCACATCCAGTACCTTGCCGACATGGTCAAACCTGACATCGGCGTAGTGCTCGCGGTCGGAACCGCGCACGCCGGGGAGTTCGGGGGAGTGCAGAACATTGCCCGGGCCAAGGGGGAACTGGTAGAGGCCCTCGCACCGACGGGCACCGCCGTGGTCAACCTCGACGACGAGCGGGTGGCGGCCATGCGTTCACGCACCTCGGCGTCGGTGCTGGGTTTCTCAGCGGAAGGCCGCGGGGACGCCGCCGTGCAGGCACTGAACGCCGACACCAATGCCGCCGGCCATCCTGAATTCGACCTCCGGCTGCCGGACGGCGAAACCGGGCTGCACGTGAGCAGCCGCCTCATCGGCGCGCACCATGTGGGCAATCTGCTGGCGGCCGCCGCCGCGGCCTGGGCCGCGGGCGTACCCGGACAGGACATAGCGTCCTCCCTCAGCATGCAAACTGCCGCAAGCCGGTGGCGCATGGAGCGCACCGAGCGGCCGGACGGCGTCACCATCATCAACGACGCCTACAACGCCAACCCCGAGTCCATGCGCGCCGCGCTGCGGACGCTCGCGGACCTTGGCCGCGGCAGGCGCACCTGGGCAGTGCTGGGAGCAATGCTCGAACTCGGCGAGGACTCCATTAGGGAACATACCGCGGTCGGCACCCAGGTGGTCCGGCTCAATATCTCCAGACTGCTGGTAGTAGGCCGGGAAGCCCGCGCCCTCTACGTGTCGGCAGTGCAGGAGGGGTCCTGGGGCGACGAGTGCCTTTTCGCCGAAACAGTGGAAGAGGCCCACGAACTGCTGGATGCCGAGCTCCAGCCGGGCGACCTGGTGCTGTTCAAGTCCTCGAACAGCGTAGGGCTTCGCCATCTGGGCGATCGGATAGCATTACCCCCACAAACCCCGCAACCTGCCGATGAAAGGAGCACTCTGCCGTGA
- a CDS encoding UDP-N-acetylmuramoyl-L-alanyl-D-glutamate--2,6-diaminopimelate ligase: protein MSDLNPSDSRAVPEGPAGQGRFRPSTVEAVRLASIGDAIDVAVPGPAAGVEVTGISLNSRAVEPGDLYVALPGAARHGADFVPQAVEAGAVAVLTDDAGARLLALSNDVPVPVIIVDSPRNVVGPLSALIYQSQPGGGQPQLFGVTGTNGKTTTTYFINSLLRALGRKTGLIGTIEIHAGGDPIPSLLTTPESTDVHALLALMRERGLAAAAMEVSSHAISFQRVDGVLFDVVGFTNLTQDHLDLHLTMDDYFATKAELFTPGRARAAVVTVDDEWGRRLAGATQVPVTTLATSAGTAADWTVTKPAARGLGTEFTLSGPDGARLTVHTGLPGSFNVANAALAAVMVLAAGVDAGTLQSALDEHDPFTVAVPGRMQLVSDEPAAIVDFAHNTDALARALEAVRSPLPGSRLIVVFGATGQRDQGKRPAMGAIAARLADTVIISDDDPHDEDPAAIRADVLAGAREAKEKDSLECEVLEVFPRAEAIRRAVELARPEDTILVAGRGHEVWQEVKGVNLALDDRVELRSALTARGFNVLQDDRIES, encoded by the coding sequence TTGTCTGACCTCAATCCGTCCGATAGCCGCGCCGTCCCGGAGGGACCTGCCGGCCAGGGCCGATTCCGCCCGTCAACTGTTGAAGCGGTCCGGCTGGCAAGCATCGGCGACGCCATTGATGTTGCCGTTCCCGGTCCGGCGGCCGGGGTGGAAGTCACCGGAATTTCCCTGAACTCGCGTGCCGTGGAGCCGGGCGACCTTTACGTCGCCCTTCCGGGCGCAGCCCGTCATGGTGCCGATTTCGTTCCGCAGGCCGTCGAAGCGGGAGCCGTCGCCGTCCTCACGGACGACGCAGGCGCCAGGCTGCTGGCGCTGTCCAACGATGTTCCGGTACCCGTGATCATCGTGGACTCGCCCCGCAACGTGGTGGGCCCATTGTCCGCTTTGATCTATCAAAGCCAGCCGGGCGGCGGCCAGCCGCAGCTGTTCGGCGTGACGGGCACCAACGGAAAGACCACCACCACCTATTTCATCAACTCTCTGCTGCGGGCCTTGGGCCGGAAGACCGGGCTGATCGGCACCATCGAGATCCACGCCGGCGGGGACCCCATCCCGAGCCTTCTCACCACCCCCGAATCCACCGACGTGCATGCGCTGCTGGCGCTCATGCGGGAAAGGGGACTGGCGGCTGCCGCCATGGAGGTCTCGTCCCACGCCATCTCCTTCCAGCGGGTGGACGGAGTGCTCTTCGATGTTGTGGGCTTCACCAACCTGACTCAGGATCACCTGGACCTGCACCTCACCATGGACGATTATTTCGCCACCAAGGCGGAGCTTTTTACTCCAGGCCGCGCCCGTGCGGCGGTGGTAACGGTCGACGACGAGTGGGGGCGCCGTCTTGCCGGCGCCACTCAAGTGCCGGTTACCACCCTCGCCACGTCCGCCGGAACCGCTGCCGACTGGACTGTCACGAAGCCGGCCGCGCGCGGGCTTGGCACGGAATTCACCCTCAGCGGCCCGGACGGGGCCAGGCTCACCGTGCACACCGGCCTCCCCGGCAGCTTTAACGTTGCCAACGCCGCGCTGGCGGCAGTGATGGTCCTGGCGGCAGGCGTGGATGCCGGCACGCTGCAGTCAGCATTGGACGAGCACGACCCCTTCACCGTAGCGGTGCCCGGACGTATGCAGCTGGTTTCCGACGAGCCGGCAGCGATCGTCGATTTTGCCCACAATACGGATGCCCTGGCCCGGGCCCTCGAGGCGGTACGCTCACCGCTACCCGGGTCCCGCCTCATTGTCGTTTTTGGTGCCACCGGCCAGCGTGACCAGGGAAAACGCCCCGCAATGGGCGCCATTGCAGCCCGCCTCGCCGATACCGTCATTATCAGCGATGACGACCCCCACGATGAAGACCCGGCTGCCATCCGCGCCGACGTCCTGGCCGGAGCCCGCGAAGCGAAGGAAAAGGACTCCCTCGAGTGTGAAGTCCTGGAGGTTTTCCCCCGCGCCGAAGCAATCCGCCGTGCCGTGGAGCTGGCGCGGCCGGAGGACACCATCCTCGTGGCCGGCCGGGGCCATGAGGTGTGGCAGGAGGTCAAAGGCGTCAACCTTGCCCTGGACGACAGGGTGGAGCTGCGCAGCGCCTTGACAGCCAGGGGATTCAACGTTCTCCAAGACGACCGGATAGAGTCCTAG